The Candidatus Methylacidiphilales bacterium genome segment AGAACGGGGCATTTCGAAAACTTTCGGATTTGTACCGGATTTTGCCGGTACTGAACCGGGCCGACAGCTATGATCCCCCGCTGGGGAACGGGCCGGGAAAGCAAGCCCCACTGGCAATGGACCGCGCCAGGGAGGAGTGCTTTGGAAAAATATGCAACCTAGTGGCGACACAATCGCGCAGTTACCGGATTGTGGCAACAGGCCAGGCTTTGGATCCGGCGGGGAGAACATGCGCCCAGACTTTTATCGAAGCGATAGTGAGCCTGCGGCTTGCCAGCGATTCTAGTGGAGGCATCAATTGCAAACCTGAAATAATCTATGAGCGGAGCTACTGACTTTTTTGCGGCGTTTGTCCTTTTGATTCTGGGTACTCCAATCCAGGGGTCATTGTTTGGGGAAGAGCAGGTGAGCGCGGGGGGCAAGACTTCCGAACAGAAAACGGAGATGAGTGTCCAGATTGTGAATGCGACCTGTGTTCCGGAAATTGCGGTGTGGATCAACAATCAACCGGCTTATCCCCGGTTTCCGAGAGGGCTTTGCACGTCTGACGCCCCGGTTCCCTATCTGAAGGCTGAATATAAAATCCGGGATTTAAAATCAGGACGGGAAGCCGTGCAGACCCTGGAATTGGAAAACGGCAGCAGCCAAACCCTGCTCCTGCTGGGTGATTTTAAGGTGCCGCGGCGCAACGGAGATTATTTGGAATCGCTTGAAGAGGCAAAAATGGAGAACGGGAAAAAGCGGCCGAATGTGGCATTTATGGTCTTGCCTCATGCATTGAAGAAAGGGGAGAAATTGTTGCGCTATCGTGTCGTGAATGGAATGCCTGGGCAAACGCTGGAACTGTTGCTGGACAAGGGCGCGCAACACATCCCTGTGGCGCCCGGCGGCCTTTACACTCTGGAGCGCCAGCCCCCTGTGGCGACGCTAGACATTGAAGTCGGAGGCAGTCCGCTCCCAGTCCTGATTAATCAGGAGCGCCATTTTCGGAACTGCACGATTGTATTTTATAAGACGGAGCAAGGTCCCTCCTTTGTGCGGGTATTTGAAAACACCGGGAAAAGCCACAGGAACCAGGAAAGCGGGGACGAAACAGCCTTGCTGCCTTTATCCAACATTCCTTAACGAACATGTTACATGGTCGAGCTAATTTCGTAACAAGCGCCGAATACATTTCCATTCAACAGTTGCCAGGAATCAGCCCGGCAATAAAAAAGGATTGTTTATGAGAAAGATGTGGATATTGAGTGTCTTGACAGGCTTGATCTGCGCCGCGCAATTGAACGGGCAGATTATATTCAGCGAAAATATGGGGACGCCAACCGGAACGACCTCCATTTCCGCCAACGTATTTCAAAATTCGTCGTTCGGATTCTCCGGAACGGGGGATGTGAGAAGCACAACCACCTCGGGCGGTTACATTGGAGCCTCGGGAAATGGCAACATCTTCCTGACTGCAGGCAGTAATGCGAATTTTGTGATATCAGGGATCGACACCCTTGGTTATGCAAGCGGTTCTCTGGATCTTTCCTTTGGCGCCTACAAGTCGGCCATTGCATCGAGCATGTCGGAACTGGTTCTGGAGTACAGCAACAACGGCGGGAGCTATGTTTCCCTGGCCTTGCCCGCGCAGGCGACCGGTGCGGGAACCGCCAATTGGCGTTTGATTGACCTGATCGATACGGCTCTCCCCGTTACATCCAATCTCTCATTGCGCTGGACCAATACCGCGGCATTGGGCGGTGTGCAATTCCGCCTGGACGATGTCATGCTTTCCGGGACCAGCGCGGTGCCGGAACCTTCCAG includes the following:
- a CDS encoding PEP-CTERM sorting domain-containing protein — its product is MRKMWILSVLTGLICAAQLNGQIIFSENMGTPTGTTSISANVFQNSSFGFSGTGDVRSTTTSGGYIGASGNGNIFLTAGSNANFVISGIDTLGYASGSLDLSFGAYKSAIASSMSELVLEYSNNGGSYVSLALPAQATGAGTANWRLIDLIDTALPVTSNLSLRWTNTAALGGVQFRLDDVMLSGTSAVPEPSSFALLFLGLGGLCFLRGRVLKCYQVKI